A part of Fusarium oxysporum Fo47 chromosome III, complete sequence genomic DNA contains:
- a CDS encoding trafficking protein Mon1-domain-containing protein has translation MESDEMTPKPASPTNEDYRPPLPPRPSTSATDTASLQAHATTAITPVEIQTLSFPDGSRGTFSTPGPDALPSPAEGGHASPNRQESSGSGEADETASIMSFAPTMRPAGDIASLLVGELHKKSPAWKMLRTQSATVLPFEKGRIGANDRLAEFHHEFNSLPEDYDEDVESDILHLWKSKLKHYLILSSAGKPIWSRYGDLSLINSSMGVVQTIISFYEGAKNPLQAFSAGDTRFVILTKGPLYFVAISKLGESDSQIQAQLDALYMQILSTLTLPRLTHIFANRPSTDLRKPLEGTEGLLSSLADTFTKGSASALLGSLECLRLRKSQRHAINNTFLKLRTDKLLYGLIVAGGKLVSVIRPRRHSLHPSDLQLIFNMLFESDGIKGGGGENWIPICLPAFNNKGYLYMYVSFFDGTSGDQASSPAAAQGRSSEEEIAMILVSTDRESFFELKQMRDNVAQQLAKNGTLAIIQNATRLGRPKIHEIAPGSQVSHFLYKSRANVQFCMASLEPHFTGLVERRRLMTVYHELHASIHAKHSHLKVLHAIGDDATSLAWTTPVFEFYCVAGPNVSRATITQGANKIIQWAKREEERLFIIGGGVF, from the coding sequence ATGGAGTCAGATGAAATGACCCCAAAGCCAGCATCTCCCACAAACGAAGATTATCGTCCACCTCTACCGCCTCGGCCATCAACAAGCGCTACCGACACGGCGTCTCTGCAAGCTCATGCTACCACGGCAATAACTCCTGTTGAAATACAGACGCTCTCTTTTCCTGATGGATCTCGAGGGACATTTTCCACTCCTGGACCCGACGCACTCCCAAGCCCCGCTGAGGGTGGTCATGCTTCCCCAAATCGACAGGAGAGTAGTGGCAGCGGTGAGGCAGACGAGACTGCTAGCATCATGAGTTTTGCACCAACAATGCGACCTGCTGGCGATATCGCAAGTCTACTCGTCGGTGAACTACATAAGAAGAGTCCAGCTTGGAAAATGCTGCGAACTCAGTCGGCTACTGTTCTTCCTTTCGAGAAAGGCAGAATAGGCGCAAACGACCGGCTCGCTGAGTTTCACCACGAGTTCAATTCTCTACCGGAGGATtatgatgaagatgttgagtcTGACATTTTGCATCTCTGGAAGTCGAAGCTGAAGCATTATCTGATTCTGTCATCAGCCGGAAAGCCCATTTGGAGCCGCTATGGAGATCTGAGTCTGATAAACTCATCCATGGGCGTTGTTCAAACCATCATTTCATTCTATGAAGGTGCCAAGAATCCCCTTCAGGCCTTTTCTGCCGGGGATACTCGTTTTGTTATTTTGACGAAAGGCCCGCTCTACTTTGTCGCTATCAGCAAGCTGGGTGAAAGCGACTCGCAGATACAGGCACAATTGGATGCGCTATATATGCAAATCTTGTCAACACTAACCTTGCCCAGACTAACTCATATTTTTGCGAACCGACCGTCAACTGACTTGCGAAAGCCTCTTGAAGGGACCGAGGGTCTTCTGTCTTCTCTGGCTGATACGTTCACAAAGGGATCTGCTTCGGCTTTGCTTGGATCTTTGGAGTGTCTCCGGCTTCGAAAGTCTCAACGGCATGCAATCAACAATACTTTCCTCAAATTGCGTACAGACAAGTTGCTGTATGGTCTAATTGTGGCTGGTGGGAAACTTGTCAGCGTCATTCGGCCTCGTCGGCATTCACTTCATCCCAGCGACCTGCAACTTATTTTCAATATGCTCTTCGAGAGCGACGGTATCAAGGGTGGTGGTGGAGAGAACTGGATCCCCATTTGCCTTCCCGCTTTTAACAACAAAGGTTATCTTTACATGTACGTCAGTTTCTTTGACGGTACTTCTGGGGATCAAGCTAGTTCTCCTGCCGCGGCACAAGGGCGCTcatcagaagaagaaattgCAATGATCCTCGTAAGCACCGATCGTGAAAGCTTCTTCGAGCTGAAGCAGATGCGGGACAATGTTGCCCAGCAGCTTGCCAAAAATGGGACATTGGCTATTATTCAGAACGCTACCCGTCTTGGTCGACCAAAAATACACGAAATTGCCCCCGGGAGCCAAGTCAGCCACTTCCTTTACAAGTCGCGGGCCAACGTACAATTCTGCATGGCGTCATTGGAGCCGCACTTCACTGGTCTTGTTGAGCGCAGGAGATTGATGACGGTGTACCATGAGCTCCATGCATCCATTCACGCCAAACACTCGCATCTCAAAGTTTTGCACGCTATCGGAGATGATGCCACCTCATTGGCATGGACCACACCCGTGTTTGAGTTTTACTGTGTTGCTGGGCCTAATGTGTCGAGAGCGACCATTACACAAGGAGCGAACAAGATTATCCAATGGGCcaagagggaagaagagcgcCTTTTCATCATTGGCGGTGGTGTATTCTGA